CGGCTCTGAGGGGCTAGGCTTCAACGCCACCTACCGTGTCGGGGGCTACTGCCCCCCCTGGGAAGGTAAATGTGGGGGTGCCGCGGGGGGCTGCTACACCCAGGAACAGAAGTGTGACGGGCACTGGGACTGTCCCGAGACGGGACATGACGAAGCAGGGTGCAGGGGATGTCCCCGGGACCAGTTTGCCTGTGGAGTGGCTGGGCAGAGGGCACTGCTGGCGGGGCATAGCTTCCTAGGGCGTCCGGTGTGTTTCCCTGCCAAGGAGAGGTGTAACTACCAGCTGTACTGTTCTGATGGGAGCGATGAGAGAGACTGTTCTATATGTCAACCTGGGACCTTCCACTGTGACAGTGACAggtagaggagtgtgtgtgtgttttgggggggggaggggggtcattTTTCTGCCAATGAAATCcttataattgagattcttcaaagcgtcagatgacatggcctccacaatcacccgacctcacccaagttcagatggtttgggatgagttggaccgcagagtgaaggaaaagcagccaactagtgctcaacgtatgtgggaactccttcaagactgttggaaaagcattcctgttgaagctggttgagagaatgccaagagtgtacaacgctgtcatcaaggcaaagggtggctactttgaagaatctccaatataaaatagattttgatttgttaaaacacttttttggttactacatgattttatatatatatatatatatatacacacacacacacacacagtggggcaaaaaaagtatttagtcagccaccaattgtgcaagttctcccacttaaaaagatgagaggcctgtaattttcatcataggtacacttcaactatgacagacaaaatgagaaaaaaaatccagaaaatcacattgtaggatttttaatgaatttatttgcaaattatggtcgaaagtaagtatttggtcacctacaaacaagcaagatttctgtctctcacagacctgtaacttcttctttaagagactcctctgtcctccactcattacatcaaatcaaattgatttatatagcccttcgtacatcagctgatatctcaaagtgctgtacagaaacccagcctaaaaccccaaacagcaagcaatgcaggtgtagaagcacggtggctaggaaaaactccctagaaaggccgaaacctagagaggaaccaggctatgtggggtggccagtcctcttctggctgtgccgggtggagattataacagaacatggccaagatgttcaaatgttcataaatgatcagcatggtcaaataataataatcacaggcagaacagttgaaactggagcagcagcatggccaggtggactggggacagcaaggagtcatcatgtcaggtagtcctgaggcatggtcctagggctcaggtcctccgaaagaaagagagaattagagagagcatacttaaattcacacaggacaccggataggacaggataagtactccagatataacaaactgacccttagcccctgacacataaactactgcagcataaatactggataCAGCATAaatacctgtattaatggcacctgtttgaacttgttatcagtttaaaagacacctgtccacaacctcaaacagtcacactccaaactccactatggccaagaccaaagagctgtcaaagaacaccagaaacaaaattgtagacctgcaccaggctgggaagactgaatctgcaataggtaagcagcttggtttgaagaaatcaactgtgggagcaattattaggaaatggaagacatacaagaccactgataatctccctcgatctggtgctccacgcaagatctcaccccgtggggtcaaaatgatcacaagaacggtgagcaaaaatcccagaaccacacggggggacctagtgaatgacctgcagagagctgggaccaaagtaacaaagcctaccatcagtaacacactacaccgccagggactcaaatcctgcagtgccagacgtgtccccctgcttaagccagtacatgtccaggcccgtctgaagtttgctagagagcatttggatgatccagaagaagattgggagaatgtcatatggtcagatgaaaccaaaatataactttttggtaaaaactcaactcgtcgtgtttggaggacaaagaatgctgactggcatccaaagaacaccatacctactgtgaagcatgggggtggaaacatcatgctttggggctgtttttctgcaaagggaccaggagaatgaatggggccatgtatcgtgagattttgagtgaaaacctccttccatcagcaagggcattgaagatgaaacgtggctgggtctttcagcatgacaatgatcccaaacacaccgcccgggcaacgaaggggtggctttgtaagaagcatttcaaggtcctggagtggcctagccagtctccagatctccaccccatagaaaatctttggagggagttgaaagtccgtgttgcccagcaacagccccaaaacatcactgctctagaggagacctgcatggaggaatgggccaaaataccagcaaccctgtgtgaaaatcttgtgaagacttacagaaaacgtttgacctctgtcattgccaacaaagggtatataacaaagtattgagataaacttttgttattgaccaaatacttattttccaccataatttgcaaataaataaaataaaaatcctacaatgtgattttctggatttttttcttctcattttgtctgtcatagttgaaatgtacctatgatgaaaattacagccctctctcatctttttaagtgggagaacttgcacaattggtggctgactaaatatttttgtgtgtgtgtgtatatatatatatatatatagattatctttgagaactaacaaacATCAAAATAAAATATAGACAGTGAAAGAGAAATTGAAAATTCTAAAAGCAAGAATTTAGCAGTATTGATTTTATTTGGTTTGAGCAAAAATAACACCGCGTTGACCATGGCAAATTTCTCTCAACTCCATGgataaatgtgtagaattgcaggatgtTGGCCCATTGTCACACCCCCTACCATGCCCACAATCTAAGCCCCCTTTTGATCCCGAAAAaaagtgtgtgtatgcatgcatttAATGTTTGTTAGTGAGCTTTGATACGTGTGTTAGTGTAGTTTCGATGTGACATGCGTTTGGTGTGTTTCGATGTGTGTGTATACGCCACCTGAACTGTTTATGGCTCTGCCCCAGGTGTGTTTTTGAGAGCTGGCGCTGTGACGGCCAGCTGGACTGCAAGGACGGGACAGACGAGCTGAACTGCACCGTGACCCTACCTCCCAAGGTCGTCACCTGCGGGGGCCTCCTCCAGACCTTCTATGGGACGTTCGCCCCTCCTTCCATCAGGGGCCCCCCTCTGTTCTGTGTGTGGACCCTGGACCCCCAGGACTCTAGGCCTCTGAAGCTGGACCTGCGGCTGCTGGAGCTGGGGCCTGGAGACACGGTCACCATCACTGACAGACAGCAGGGCACCGGGGAACTCCTCAAAACTGTGAGTGTGGGGGGGCGGGGGTGTGTGTAATGGAGTTTGGTAGACGTTGCCCCTAATAAACTGAAACGAAGTCagatatttattttaaaaaatcagaAAGTAGGGTGGTCTGATTCTAGATCTGCGGTTAAAGCCAACTTTTCTACCTCTGAAATCACTGGGAAAGTTAATATAACCAAGTTAATTTACTCAATCTAATcacttcaccctctccctccctttccctctgtgACAGATCACTAATGCGTCCAATTACAAGACCATCCAGGTCGAGTCCAGGACCGGCCTCCTCTCCCTGACCTATCGTACGCTCCCCGGCTCTGAGGGGCTAGGCTTCAACGCCACCTACCGTGTCGGGGGCTACTGCCCCCCCTGGGAAGGTAAATGTGGGGGTGCCGCGGGGGGCTGCTACACCCAGGAACAGAAGTGTGACGGGCACTGGGACTGTCCCGAGACGGGACATGACGAAGCAGGGTGCAGGGGATGTCCCCGGGACCAGTTTGCCTGTGGAGTGGCTGGGCAGAGGGCACTGCTGGCGGGGCATAGCTTCCTAGGGCGTCCGGTGTGTTTCCCTGCCAAGGAGAGGTGTAACTACCAGCTGTACTGTTCTGATGGGAGCGATGAGAGAGACTGTTCTATATGTCAACCTGGGACCTTCCACTGCGACAGTGACAGGTAGAGGATGGTCTGTGAGGGTGCGTGGTGTGTTTTTGATGTGTGTAAGTATATGCCATCTTGACCGTTTGTCTCTTCCCCAGGTGTGTGTTTGAGAGCTGGCGCTGTGACGGCCAGGTGGACTGCAAGGACGGGACAGACGAGCTGAACTGTTCCGTGACCCTGCCTCGGAAGGTCATCACCGCGGCAACCGTTGGCAGCTTGGTCTGTGGGCTGTTGCTGGTCATTGCTATGGGCTGCACCTGCAAGCTTTACTCACTGCGCACCCGAGAATACAGGTATCCCTCATGCACCTCACACGTCAGGTTTACTACATGTTGATGCTTCATCACCCACAAATGCCTCCCTTGATCTGTGTCCAAATTGTCTTATTGGACCAGACACCCatatgtttctgtctgtcttcctcctgCAGTATGTTTGCTCCAATCAGCCGCCAAGAGGCGGCGCTGATCCAGCAGCAGGCTCCTCCCTCCTACGGTCAGCTGATTGCCCAGGGCATCATCCCTCCAGTGGAGGACTTCCCCACAGAGAACCCCAACGAGGTGAGAGCCTAGTGACCTTAGATCAGGAACTAACAACAACTTTGTTCCACTGTGCTCTGATTGGAGCACAATTAATTGAAGGCCTCAAATAACAGATTACTTGAGATTTCCTTTTTTTGGTTTCCTTCCTTTACAAGGGGAATCCATCACTAACTTAGTTTATTTGAAATCTCCTCAGTAGGACTGTCGGTCGTCTGACTCCTCGTGAGTAGCCTTATCTGACCTACCAGAGGCACTGAGGCTTCAGCTTCACTGGTTGACTCAATATCCTCAGCCTGCATTATGAAAGTAGCAGCAGGAGCATGGTCTCATAGATTGAGTtacaccagggcctgtaggagtgctgatctaggatcggtTTAGCTTTTTAGATCGTAATGAGTAATATTATACGGACAGGGGGGGATCTGATCCTAGAGCTGTCTGATTAGCTGCTGCAGACAGCTGAAGGAGGTCAAGAGGACTAACTAAAACAATGTGCTCTCTGTGTTTCACTGTGTTGTAGCTTCTTTTAATGGTGATCTTACGCAAATCATAAGCTTAAATGATAATGTTAAGAAATAAGCTTATTTCTTATAGCACATTTTCAAGTTCAACAAATGAAATCTCAAGGTTTTAATATTTTTCTTGTTCtgtgtctgcctctgtctctgtgtttctctttctctctctccccccatcagTCTTCCTCTCTTACTCTGAGAGGTATCCTCCAGCTCCTCAGACAGGACACTGCCAACTCTCCACGTCGCCGTCGCCGGCCCCGATTCGTCCGCCGGGCTGTCCGTCGCATGCGGAGGTGGGGCTTAATCCCTAGAACCGCCTCCAGGCCCTCCCAGCCGTCCAGTTCCGCCCCCCAGCAGACAGATCCCACCTCTACTGGTGCAGAGCCCAGTCAATCAACTCCCGCAACTTCCTCATTGGCTGTGGAAGCCGTCAATCTGCCGTTGCCACAGAAACTAGGCTTGCTCCCTCAGACGGTAGAGCACCCACCACCGCCGCCTCCCgcctcccttcctccacccctcgtCTCTATCCCAGCCACCCCCCAGAGCTTCCCTGTGGCTGCCCCTCCTACCCCCAGTAGCCCCTCCCTGGCCTCGCTCTTCCACTCTCTGGGGCGCGGTATCTCTCGCTTCCGCGCCTCgccgttctcctcctcctcccccaccaactccctgcccctctccacatccccctctttctcctcttcggAGGATGAGGTGCTGCTTATTCCCCTCTCGGAGGACATGACCTCGGAGGATGACGTCCCCCTGCTAACCCTTGATCCCTGACCTTATCCAAACCCCACCGCCATCCCCCTCCCTAAATGATGTGCACAGTGCTCGCGCACAGGAGCACTGCAAGGCTCTGCCCGTCTCTGTGCTGATGTAGTGCCTTTTGAATTACATTGGGTTGGTTTTGACTGACTGTAGAAATCTAGTATTCAATGCTTTTATGTTATTGAGTGTGGGACCTCCTTGAGAAAGTGTATACGTGTGCCTGCCTCTGCGTGCGTGTAGTCATGAATGTGTGTAGTCTGAAAGTGGTGAACTTTGCACAGAGAATCTTCCTCCCACATCCTCATGCTCTAATATATCAGCTACTGTCAAATGAGTGATTTTGTTTTTAACACATGAAAGAGCTTGTCTTTATGAGACTCGTATGTGTGACTACGTCATGTGTGTTTTAGTATTTATGAGGGTGAGTGTAGGGCGGCAGTGTAAGGGTATGGAAGGTGTTCTAATATTATAagttataaccccccccccccccccccccgtttaaGTGCCTCGTTTAGAAGCTTCCTGCATATGATGAATTTGAATGattacacacatgcatgcatactGTCACAAATacgctatatatacaaaagtatgtggacaccccttcaaattagtgggctctgctatttcagccacacccgttgcttaccggtgtataaaatcgagcacacagccatgcagtctCCAGTAGAATGGTCCTActtaagagctcagtgactttcaacgtggcaccgtcataggatgccacctttccaacaagtcagttcttcaaatttctgccctgctagagctgcaccagtcaactgcaagtgctgttaatgtgaagtggaaacgtctaggagcttcagctgtgaagtggtaggccagaccaagtgctgaagtgcgtagcccGTGATAATCGATTgcagcactcactaccgagttccaaactgcctctggaagcaacgtcagtcaGCACGATAACTAttcttcgggagcttcatgaaatgggtttccatggcagagcagccaaAAGTGGGCTGGACTGGTGTAAAGCTccccaccattggactctggagcagtggaaacgcgttctctggagtgatgaatcacgcttcaccatcaggCAGTCCGACGGCAGATGCCAGAAGAACGTTACCTACCCCAATGCATactgtcaactgtaaagtttggtggaggaggaataatggtctgggacagcttttcatggttcaggctctttagttccagtgaaggtaaatcttaacactacagcattcaatgacattGTAGACAATTCTGTTCTCCCagttttgtggcaacagtttggggaaggccctttccagtttcagcatgacactgcccccgtgcacaaagggAGGTCCGTACTGAAATTGTTTGTctcgatcggtgtggaagaacatgactggcctgcacagtcctgacctcaaccccatcaaacacctttgggatgaattggaatgcagactgcgagccagtcctaatcgcctaacatccgtgcctgacctcactaatgctctcgtggctgaatggaagcaagtccccgcatctagtggaaagccgacccagaagagtggaggctgttatagcatcaaagggggggaccaactccatgttaatgcccataATTAATAGAATGAGATATTCGAcgatcaggtgtccacatacttttggtcatgtagtgtgtgtgtatctacacAAAAAGGCACACCTACCTTCTCAAAGACAGACTGTTTTATATTGCTTTTTATAATTGATAAATTCCATGCAGTTCTGCAAACTGGCAATAATTTTGGGGACCCTCCTGGTTAGTGTATGTATGGCATAacttgtgtgtgtaatgtatgcaCTTAAATGTGATGTATGAATGTTTATAATGTAATTCTCTAGTACACATTGTGTCTAGACTCACAAGACAATCTCTCTCAGTGCCTGAGGTTGGGTTAGACTTGTGCAGTGCACGCAGAACGAGGCCCCCCAGGGGCAACAGGCACAACAAACTTGACTTGAAGTCTCACCCCTTTGTGAATCCAACCCACTCTACCACACTTTGACACGATGAACAAATAGCGCATGAAGTGGCGTTTCAGTGTGTATTTGTATAGcattttcttttgttttttttctcGCTTTTGTCCTCCAGAAATGTGCTTTCAATTTTATTTTCTTATTGTTCTGTTTACCTGGTTGTACTGAATGTATTCAATTATACATGGAGTGATTGGATGATTGCAATCTAATAATAAGATTGTAGAGTGATTTTTAAAAAATAGGGTCTATTTCACTGTACATAGGCAAAGAGATGAACGAATCCACAGAGATTAAACAATTTGCACTTTTATTTggactctttgtgtgtgtgtgtgtgtgtgtgtgtgtgtgtgagaggtgtggGTCGAAGAAGGGAAAGTGCAATGTTAGGAAAAGTAAAGAAGTGGTAAGTTTTTAGATGAGGAGGTGGTCTATAAGCCATTGTCCTCTGTCTTCTGGGAATGTATCAAAGACATGTCACATCAGTCTCTCGAGAAGAGCCCCAGGGCGCCATGACGACAAAGTACATTTAAATACCTGGGTGTCAATGGTGGAGAGCTGTTTGGTCGCTTGCACCGTTAGGAGAAGAGTGAAGGTGAGTCGGGAGGAAAAGCCATTACATTTACAGAAGAATACTGATGAGTATGTTGAGGAATGTCATTTAATTTAGAAAATTCTGCACTCAATTTTTGATGGGGTCGGCGCGAGGCTGGACACAGCGTTCCCAGGTAATTAGAACCGATTCATGAAACAGAACCGATTCAGTGGGAAGTTCAAATTGTCTAGATGAATTTAAAATAGCAGAGGAGAAAGTGGTCCACTATACAGCACTTTTTGACTAATAGCAAGGGGGAATTGAAAAACTTAGATTTAGGCTTACCCCTTTTCATGAAGTTGTGTAGAAAAGTTATGGAGACTCATTACGCAGTTTGAAACGGGCTCCTCTAGTGAAAAACAGGTCAGACTCTGATTAATTCAAGTGTCATTATCTACATCAGTCAATACTTCAGTTGTATATTGACTCACCATTTATACATGTTTGAGTGAATACAGTGTTAGCTTTGTCCTGCAACTAGCCATTCAAATGACCATTTATACGAACAATGTAGACCTATAATAGAAATAGCTGTTAGATCTACTGCTGATGTCATGTCAGTCCAACAGATCCGTCTCTGTGATCTCTTCCCCGAGATGAGGCTTCTGTGGAGGGGCGGCTCCTGTGGAAGGGCTATGATTATTCCTTCACCCCCCTCCCTCAGCAGGCCGTGGGtttggatggtggtggtggtcatATGGCTCCCTGGTGCTCTGGAGAAGTGTATCTTTGATGAAGTTCAGCAGTCGGTCACAGTGGTCCCCACACCCACGGATCCAGACGGACCTCACCCTAAGACGACGGCCAGTAACAATGTTGGGCATCAGACTCGACTTACTGCTTCAGAGGACACAGCTAATCCTTTTCAAATTCCTTCATTTGCGCTTCAACTTTCTTCATCCCAGAGACACCACAGGAAGCGCACAAGAGAGCTGGCTCCACCCACAAACCATCCACAGCCAATCAGGATCCACACCTGGGTTCCGAGGGATAGCCCCGCCCTGTCTCAGGTGGAAAGCGAGAGACTGGAACCAGCAGTCAGGGAGGCTGTGGGCATCGTGTCCAACTTGTTGTCAGGTAGGAgaggagtgtgtctgtctctgtgtgctgtgtgtttgAGTGGATCTGTACtgcacaaaaatataaacgcaacatgaaacaatttctaaaatttacagttcatataaggaaatcagtcaatttaaataattcaattaggccctaatctatgatttcacatgactgggaatacagatatgcatctgttcgtcacaaataccaacaacaacaaaaggtaggggcgtggatcagaaaaccattcagtatctggtgttacCACCACTTGCCTCATGTAGtgtaacacatctccttcacatagagttgacagggtctgtctggccctgtccggacggggccacagtgtctcccgaccgctcctgtctcaccctccagtatttatgctgcaatagtttgtgtcggggggctagggtcagtctgttatatctggagtatttctcctgtctcatccggtgtcctgtgtgaatttaagtatgctccctctaattctctctcgctctctctctctcggaggacctgagccctgggaccatgcctcaggactacctggcatgatgactccttgctgtccccagtccacctggtcatgctactgctccagtttcaactgttctgcctgcggctatggaaccctgacctgttaaCTTGAagtgctaccttgtcctggacctgctgttttcgactctctaaagacagcaggagcggtagagatactctcaatgatcgtctatgaaaagccaactgacatttactcctgaggtgctgacctgttgtaccctctacaaccactgtgattattattatttgaccctgctggtcatctatgaacgtttgaacatcttggccatgttctgttataatctccacccggcacagtcaggagaggactggtcacacctcagagcctggttcttctctaggtttcttcctaggttctggcctttctagggagtttttcttagccactgtgcttctacattgcattgcttgctctctggggttttaggctgggtttctgtacagcactttgtgacatcggccgATGTAAaacgggctttataaatacatttgattgattgattgatcaggttgttgattgtggaatgttgtcccacttcaaTGGCTTTGCAAAGTTggtggatattggcgggaactggaacacatcGATCCTGAACATGTTCAATGGGTGATATGTCTGGccagtatgcaggccatggaagaactgggacattttcagcttccaggaattgtgtacagatccttgtgacatagggctatgcattatcatgctgaaacatgaggtgatggcggtggatgaatggaacgacaatgggcctcaggatctcttcacggtatctctgtgcattgaaattgccatagataaaatgcaattgtgtttattGTACATAGCTCATGCCTGCCCCCATAACCcaactgccaccatggggcattctgttcacaatgttgacatcagcaaaccactttcccacacaatgccattcacgtggtctgcagttgtgaggccggttggacgtactgccaaattctctaaaacgatattGGAGGCGGCTCATGGTAGAGGAATGAACattcaacagctctggtggacattcctgctgtcagcatgcaaattgcacgctccctcaaaacttgagacattgagacatctgtggcattgggttgtgtgacaaaactgcacattttagagtggccttttattgtccccagcacaagttgcacctgtgcaatgatcatgctgtttaaacagcttcttgatatgccacacctgtcaggtgcatggattatcttggtaaaggagaaatgctcacaaacaagaatgtaaacaaatttgtgcgcaAAAGTTTAGAGACATAAGCTTTTTGTCTGAACGAAAAATGTCtggtatattttatttcagctcatgaaacatgggaccaacgtgTTGCGCttaaatttttgttcagtgtatctaCTGTGTGTGAATGTTTCTCAGTAGGAACATTATTGTGTGTGGATGTTTGTCAgtaggaacatttattgtgtgaGTCTTTGACTGAGTCTTGGTGACTTTTGTGTCACGTTTGTGTGTAATAACAATGTAATGATGTATTCATGTGTGGATAACTAAGTATTTCACTGATAATTTAATACTTGCTGTCCCGATAGTAAACAGAATCCCTGGTCATCTGCTGCTCAGCAGAAACATCAACAAGTACTGCAAGTTCATATGGCGGAACGCCAGCGCTGCCAACTATAACAAGTCTGTGTGGTACAACTGTATACCTAGCTatatgtgtgtatttgtccaTTTCTTTACATAGTAAAATACTGTCTCTgtttatacagtatgtttctCTTGTCTTAGACTTTCTGATACAGTATATTGGATTTTCTACTGTTATTGGTCGGTGAATCATTTCAACCAATCAAAGATTTCCATTTCCGCAGGTGTGGCCGAGCCAATGAGAACTACAGGACGGAGACCTGTCTGGATGTCATTGTGAGTAGCAGCATCTGAACCCTCTCTCATATCACACAGAAAGGGAGATGCTGTGTTATTATTAGTCCTTTGATGGAAATCATGACCTGCCAGTGAGGATGCACCACCATTGATTGACAGATCCCAGATGATCACCTGAGGGGTTGTTTCGTGTACTCAGAGCCTGATGCACCAACCATGACTGTGATAAGGCCTGAGGGGGCGGGACTTCCTGACACTGACTTCCTACTTTACCTCCACGCGCAGAGCACCGACAAGTGTCGAGCGGAGGTGAGGGGTCACAGCGGAGACCATGTTATGTTCCATGTAAATCAACTTAGTTGGTGACTGTCAACATAGCTCTGGTTGTCCTTAGGTACAGATCTAAGATCAGCAGATATCTTTACCAGCATACCTTCACCAATGAAAAGCAATACGATCAGTAATGAACTCAGGTCATAAAATACGTTGACTGTCAATGAATCACTCTTTCCTCTTCGCTATTCATATATCCCAGCCCAGTGTGTTGGCCTATGCAGTGCACTGCCAGACTGACTCCCAGGGTCGACCTCTGGCTGGAGTGGTGGTCATCTGTAGGGACAGACTGACTGGGGAGGGATATAGCCACCAAGGCACTGTGCAGGTAAAATaattgtaattgtgtgtgtgtgtgtgagatatgtatatatttataagtAAAATAATTAGCATCTCCTTTTCTCCAGACAGTGATCCATGAGTTGTTCCATGCATTGGGTTTCTCCAAAGAACTCTTCAGCACCTGGAGAGACTGCTCCTACACACAACGTCAGTAACCTTGCTTGTGTTATCATTTGGTATATTAAATTTGTATTATAAGGCTATATTCTATTGTGTTACTTTAGAGTGTGTTTTTGTCCAATCCTTTGGTCATGGCTTAACCTGTTagatttttctctctctgttgtaaaggtatctgtttttgttttgctgtgggtttgttgttgtgttgtgtggttgtTGTGTGATTGAGTTATACTCGGTTGTGTTGTGTGGTTATGTGATTCTGTGTTGTCTTATTGTGTTGTGTAGCTGGGATGGGCTGCTCCCCCCGGGGTCAGGTGACTAACACAGATGAGACAGGTCAGGTCAGGATCTACACCCAATCAGTGATCAGAGCCCTGCAGGAACACCTGTCATCTACTGACCCTGACCTGGGAGGACCACTGGAGAACCTGGTATGGACCCTGCCATGAGCCATTAACACACAATATATAGTAGTGCAGAAATATAGGCACTGTAGTCACACTCCTGAAATTACGTACTCTCACACtattcatattatatatatatataatattgtgCTTTACCTTTCTCTATCTACCTCGTTACCCATAACTTCTT
This Oncorhynchus clarkii lewisi isolate Uvic-CL-2024 chromosome 21, UVic_Ocla_1.0, whole genome shotgun sequence DNA region includes the following protein-coding sequences:
- the LOC139378923 gene encoding low-density lipoprotein receptor-related protein 10-like yields the protein MTVSFNLCVINILLVTAYSSLELVSSTAHCGRSPQVLEAARGEIRSFVHRSSSYRPRPFYCSWIIKAHVGEPVILSFSQFSTRCKKEWVSVTSSTGKPITLCGSDLPKPMELMGGNITVTHHFLPHLFPVSAFRLGYVRDSGDCTGVDFECLGGPCLPLSWRCNGRVECLGEGVGLGIDEQDCDGEMKILNLDPEHGKTVVATATPESYRARETVREKNRGSNSRGRDWETVGKAPGELEKEEEETEKQVDENGDHTKEKEPTNPIYDFWQFQAHRAHPSVTRAPVEWPCGGLLQAFYGTFTPPSIRGPSLFCVWTLDPQESRPLKLDLRLLELGPGDTVTITDRQQGTGELLRTITSASNYKAIQVESRTGLLSLTYRTLPGSEGLGFNATYRVGGYCPPWEGKCGGAAGGCYTQEQKCDGHWDCPETGHDEAGCRGCPRDQFACGVAGQRALLAGHSFLGRPVCFPAKERCNYQLYCSDGSDERDCSICQPGTFHCDSDRCVFESWRCDGQLDCKDGTDELNCTVTLPPKVVTCGGLLQTFYGTFAPPSIRGPPLFCVWTLDPQDSRPLKLDLRLLELGPGDTVTITDRQQGTGELLKTITNASNYKTIQVESRTGLLSLTYRTLPGSEGLGFNATYRVGGYCPPWEGKCGGAAGGCYTQEQKCDGHWDCPETGHDEAGCRGCPRDQFACGVAGQRALLAGHSFLGRPVCFPAKERCNYQLYCSDGSDERDCSICQPGTFHCDSDRCVFESWRCDGQVDCKDGTDELNCSVTLPRKVITAATVGSLVCGLLLVIAMGCTCKLYSLRTREYSMFAPISRQEAALIQQQAPPSYGQLIAQGIIPPVEDFPTENPNESSSLTLRGILQLLRQDTANSPRRRRRPRFVRRAVRRMRRWGLIPRTASRPSQPSSSAPQQTDPTSTGAEPSQSTPATSSLAVEAVNLPLPQKLGLLPQTVEHPPPPPPASLPPPLVSIPATPQSFPVAAPPTPSSPSLASLFHSLGRGISRFRASPFSSSSPTNSLPLSTSPSFSSSEDEVLLIPLSEDMTSEDDVPLLTLDP
- the LOC139379191 gene encoding ciliated left-right organizer metallopeptidase, with protein sequence MSVQQIRLCDLFPEMRLLWRGGSCGRAMIIPSPPSLSRPWVWMVVVVIWLPGALEKCIFDEVQQSVTVVPTPTDPDGPHPKTTASNNVGHQTRLTASEDTLAPPTNHPQPIRIHTWVPRDSPALSQVESERLEPAVREAVGIVSNLLSVNRIPGHLLLSRNINKYCKFIWRNASAANYNKCGRANENYRTETCLDVIIPDDHLRGCFVYSEPDAPTMTVIRPEGAGLPDTDFLLYLHAQSTDKCRAEPSVLAYAVHCQTDSQGRPLAGVVVICRDRLTGEGYSHQGTVQTVIHELFHALGFSKELFSTWRDCSYTQHETGQVRIYTQSVIRALQEHLSSTDPDLGGPLENLDVGSSGLSSHWESRVLQGSIMAAALGDPAVVRVDPVTLAALQDTGWYSVNHSRAQGLVWGKGEGAMFGLLSTCHDNSSSFFCTGSGLGCHYLHRHKGECQTDAHLDGCRIYKPLMSECWKEENERETETEWSGELYRIDSRCFFSNLSRENVSLSVSDSVVGRCYRHRCTGLNRYQIQVSGSDWLDCPVGSTIEVTGYRGLVACPDKRLCYYPDIGLSIDNQDPHSPAASTKGTVTTENDPLLHQNTIPDPSLTFDPAATCAEPGVSTDTTLAAVLGVSAAVCLLAALMVAYRGYRSSRVRVHAAPEAPSVLQLHSTQSDSNNC